The genome window CAGACTGCGCCTGAAGTCGCGACCTTCCTTAAGCAAGAGCAAGTTGATGCCGTCTTATTGACGCCAGCCTGAGGGCTGTGCAATCAGTCCGTGGGACTGATCGCGCGCATTATCGAAGACGCTGGCATCAGTACGATCTGTATTGTCAGCCTTAAGCCGATTGCCGAACAGGTGCGCCCGCCGCGCACCATACATCTAGCGTGGCCGTTTGGCCATCCGTTGG of Chloroflexaceae bacterium contains these proteins:
- a CDS encoding selenoprotein B → MGLIARIIEDAGISTICIVSLKPIAEQVRPPRTIHLAWPFGHPLGEPGNRAQQLTVLHAALHSLYFAEPGEILEPGWRWR